In Leucoraja erinacea ecotype New England chromosome 12, Leri_hhj_1, whole genome shotgun sequence, one DNA window encodes the following:
- the gpr101 gene encoding probable G-protein coupled receptor 101, with protein sequence MSGLGNTTSPCLESATRGATAAALLELGLGSAVLCASLLGNGLVLAVFRSRPQLLHVANRFVFNLLLADLLQTLLVMPLAVAGSLPGLRPLAGGLCKLLVVSLHLFAFAGVHSTVLVSIDRYLAIMHPLSYPTRMTPRRASSLIALSWALGAAQSTPPLYGWGRVAADGCSSCRLLWASSPSYTLLTALLAFWLPAGIMLRCYWLVFRAARRQNARVQPALARSPGGEKRRGRGPPRRSHCKAARVVFVTVASHLLGMGPYSVLGTVSAAGATQPAPWLGAAALILVHSRCCAHPYIYGYLHRGIRRELLLLLPAACCRPPAPSSPTSARAPRTAGSWAAPRASAPTSWAEASVTAAAATGGRRDTVSTSCSSDNELHLLPGHRADR encoded by the coding sequence ATGTCCGGCCTCGGTAACACGACCAGCCCCTGCCTGGAGTCAGCGACCCGCGGCGCGACCGCCGCCGCTCTGCTGGAGCTGGGCCTGGGCTCGGCCGTGCTGTGCGCCTCGCTGCTGGGGAACGGCCTGGTGCTGGCGGTGTTCAGGAGCAGGCCGCAGCTGCTCCACGTGGCCAACCGCTTCGTCTTCAACCTGCTGCTGGCGGACCTGTTGCAGACGCTGTTGGTGATGCCGCTGGCGGTGGCGGGCAGCTTGCCCGGGCTCCGACCCCTCGCCGGCGGGCTCTGTAAACTGCTGGTGGTCTCTCTGCATCTGTTCGCCTTCGCTGGCGTCCACAGCACGGTGTTGGTGTCCATCGACCGCTACCTGGCCATCATGCACCCCCTATCCTACCCCACCCGCATGACGCCCCGTCGGGCATCCAGTCTGATCGCGCTGAGCTGGGCGCTGGGCGCTGCGCAGAGCACGCCGCCGCTCTACGGCTGGGGCCGGGTGGCCGCTGACGGCTGCTCCTCCTGCCGCCTCCTCTGGGCCTCCAGCCCCTCCTACACGCTGCTGACCGCGCTGCTCGCCTTCTGGCTGCCGGCCGGCATCATGCTCCGCTGCTACTGGCTGGTGTTCCGGGCGGCTCGGCGACAGAACGCCCGAGTGCAGCCGGCGCTCGCACGGAGCCCGGGCGGGGAGAAGCGTCGGGGTCGGGGCCCGCCGCGCCGCTCCCATTGCAAGGCGGCGCGGGTGGTGTTCGTCACCGTGGCCTCGCACCTCCTGGGCATGGGCCCATACAGCGTCCTGGGCACCGTGTCGGCGGCCGGGGCCACGCAACCCGCACCCTGGCTCGGCGCCGCCGCCCTCATCCTGGTGCATTCGCGGTGCTGCGCGCACCCTTACATCTACGGATACCTCCACCGGGGCATCCGCCGGGAGCTGCTCCTCCTCCTGCCCGCCGCATGTTGCCGCCCACCGGCGCCCTCCTCCCCGACCAGCGCCAGGGCTCCCCGCACCGCTGGCTCCTGGGCCGCTCCCCGCGCCTCTGCCCCGACATCCTGGGCAGAAGCCTCGGTCACTGCAGCCGCGGCCACTGGCGGCCGAAGGGACACCGTGTCGACCAGCTGCAGCTCAGACAACGAGCTGCACCTCCTGCCCGGTCACAGGGCCGACCGGTGA